A region of Nostoc sp. 'Peltigera membranacea cyanobiont' N6 DNA encodes the following proteins:
- a CDS encoding lamin tail domain-containing protein yields the protein MSLLLKHLLAANNRLPNRYKKLLSGLALSLCYLSSGIQSAQAEGSRTLYPSSASASSSRANLEWRTDTYGGLVLRRTLLKVYANKDEYILLGSSAVGVNNGNIRVYNPGRVSGSIGSETVPNTPDFVCTSQAGRGVISTRQQELNGPRAISGGGNPNGYIPCYYQAPSTGIYDIVFYGPDGGSSSANGAPTGEMDLSNGNNFNAQQGTSVAAWDVTVRSSNQTSTTDLNGRLFSYYLALFTGNNGRYLNFPVYPVTTDGYRYKVELRGTDPNGFVLYGNQTGFFDSDGKSPLYHDILGADSQLANPQGGVSLARPQYATFFNSIDTNVLSSVERYKPDGTSDGTGIPLSPIIPVVTNLQFNGTVTGNNSSFGTGGALSFASNVTGTYELIISRDGTNFDPANSQNRLLRGIMTITGQQSVSWDGKDNSGNFFPVGSNYKVSVRTFGGEYHFPLLDAENNFTGGPTITMLNATNPIGNTRAFYDDRGYKTIGGTQIGTSGQVLCGINPPNPTFSDPINGFDTASNDRKFGQSGSAGNAGTSCNGSFGDTKALDLWTYYPGQTQPTPLNIIDIVSPNVGKVIINEVLYRETGTATSTNDEFIELYNPSASPVDLSGLKLADGHLTANDNDSTNGFTYTFPNGTTLQAGQYAVIWIGDNNANHQATAAAFQAWLGQTPKLNNSGDDIWLYDNQNKIIDYIAYGGGSEVNTPPASVLNLWDNTYQSSLAGANVGQSISLTPNGKDTNISACWEASTSGNASTRCPNYLPTRDTDTIGSRVTSVGENNNGATAANAKLLLVKRITRINNQDITDIVDGRSDVAVTAANYVPEPFASDDNYVTWPAGYLRGLINAGTVKPGDELEYTIYFLSKGPSDATNVKFCDLVPSSTTFIPTAFNGNTPGDGGLTVGDRGIALALGSSSPTVYLTNIDDASDRGRFYAVNDPTPSYCGTNTNGAVVVNITRSPDLPKLVKDFYGFVRFRAKVK from the coding sequence ATGAGCCTACTGTTAAAACATCTTTTAGCAGCCAATAATAGACTCCCTAATCGTTACAAAAAACTACTAAGTGGCCTTGCTCTATCACTGTGCTACCTGAGTTCTGGCATCCAATCTGCTCAGGCTGAAGGTAGCCGCACTCTGTATCCCAGTAGTGCTTCGGCCAGCAGTAGCAGAGCTAACCTAGAATGGCGGACTGATACTTATGGCGGTCTTGTCCTGCGGCGAACGTTGCTAAAAGTTTATGCCAATAAAGATGAGTATATTCTTTTGGGTTCCAGCGCAGTTGGGGTAAATAATGGTAATATCCGCGTTTACAACCCCGGTCGTGTCAGTGGAAGTATTGGCAGTGAAACTGTTCCTAACACACCAGATTTTGTGTGTACTTCTCAAGCTGGAAGAGGGGTTATCTCAACTCGTCAACAGGAGTTAAATGGCCCCCGTGCTATTTCTGGTGGAGGTAATCCCAACGGCTATATTCCCTGCTACTACCAAGCTCCATCTACTGGAATTTATGACATCGTTTTCTATGGGCCTGATGGCGGTAGCTCTTCAGCTAATGGCGCTCCTACTGGTGAAATGGATTTAAGTAATGGGAACAACTTTAATGCTCAACAAGGAACCAGTGTTGCAGCTTGGGATGTAACGGTACGCAGCAGCAATCAAACTTCAACAACCGACTTAAACGGACGCTTATTCAGCTACTATCTAGCCCTATTTACTGGTAATAACGGTCGATATCTCAACTTCCCAGTTTATCCAGTAACTACAGATGGCTACCGATATAAAGTAGAACTCAGAGGCACAGATCCAAATGGATTCGTTCTCTATGGGAATCAAACTGGCTTCTTTGACAGTGACGGGAAATCACCTCTCTACCACGACATATTAGGGGCCGATAGTCAACTGGCAAATCCCCAAGGTGGTGTCAGCTTGGCTCGTCCCCAATATGCTACCTTTTTCAACTCCATCGACACCAACGTACTTTCATCCGTTGAACGTTACAAACCAGATGGCACTTCAGACGGAACTGGTATTCCCCTTAGCCCAATTATTCCTGTTGTCACTAACTTACAATTCAACGGCACAGTTACAGGAAATAATAGTTCATTCGGCACTGGTGGTGCTTTATCCTTTGCCAGCAACGTTACAGGTACTTACGAACTCATTATCAGCCGAGACGGCACTAATTTCGATCCCGCTAACTCGCAAAATCGTCTTTTGCGAGGGATTATGACCATAACGGGACAGCAATCGGTTAGTTGGGATGGTAAAGACAACAGTGGCAATTTTTTCCCAGTTGGTAGTAATTACAAAGTCAGTGTCAGAACCTTTGGAGGTGAATATCACTTTCCCCTGCTAGATGCGGAAAATAATTTTACTGGTGGCCCTACCATTACAATGCTGAATGCCACTAATCCCATAGGCAACACCAGAGCATTTTATGACGATCGCGGTTATAAAACCATAGGTGGTACTCAAATCGGTACTTCTGGTCAAGTACTCTGTGGTATTAATCCACCAAACCCAACCTTCAGCGACCCGATTAATGGCTTTGACACCGCCAGCAATGACCGGAAATTTGGTCAGTCTGGTAGCGCTGGTAACGCCGGAACATCATGTAATGGCTCTTTTGGAGATACCAAAGCGCTGGATTTATGGACTTATTATCCTGGTCAAACTCAACCAACTCCATTAAACATTATTGATATAGTTTCACCGAATGTCGGCAAAGTCATAATCAACGAAGTTTTGTATCGCGAAACGGGTACTGCTACTAGCACTAACGATGAGTTTATTGAACTGTATAATCCTTCTGCATCACCTGTAGATTTGAGTGGTTTGAAGCTAGCAGACGGACATCTCACTGCTAATGATAATGATAGTACTAACGGCTTTACTTATACATTTCCTAACGGCACAACCTTACAAGCAGGACAATATGCTGTAATTTGGATTGGGGATAACAACGCCAACCATCAAGCAACAGCAGCAGCTTTTCAAGCTTGGTTGGGACAGACTCCCAAACTCAACAACTCTGGTGATGATATTTGGTTGTACGATAATCAGAATAAAATTATTGACTACATTGCTTATGGTGGTGGTAGTGAGGTAAATACACCTCCTGCAAGTGTTCTCAATCTTTGGGACAACACCTATCAATCTTCTTTGGCTGGGGCTAATGTGGGACAATCTATTAGCTTGACCCCCAATGGTAAAGATACTAATATCAGCGCTTGCTGGGAAGCAAGTACCAGTGGGAACGCCAGCACACGATGTCCAAACTACTTACCAACTAGAGACACTGATACTATAGGTAGTCGTGTTACCAGTGTTGGAGAAAATAATAACGGTGCTACTGCTGCTAATGCAAAACTTCTGTTAGTTAAACGTATAACTCGTATCAATAACCAAGATATCACCGACATTGTAGATGGTCGCAGTGATGTTGCTGTTACTGCTGCCAATTATGTCCCGGAACCATTCGCCTCTGATGATAACTATGTGACATGGCCTGCTGGCTATCTGCGGGGATTAATTAATGCTGGGACTGTCAAACCAGGAGATGAGTTGGAATACACTATCTACTTTCTCTCTAAAGGCCCAAGTGATGCTACTAATGTTAAATTTTGCGATCTAGTTCCTAGCAGTACTACTTTTATTCCCACTGCGTTTAATGGTAATACTCCTGGTGATGGTGGCTTAACAGTAGGAGATCGAGGTATTGCCCTTGCTCTTGGTTCTAGCAGTCCCACTGTTTACCTCACTAATATAGACGACGCAAGCGATCGCGGGCGCTTTTATGCTGTTAACGATCCAACCCCATCATACTGCGGTACTAACACCAACGGGGCTGTGGTGGTTAATATCACACGGAGTCCAGATTTACCCAAGTTAGTCAAAGATTTTTATGGCTTTGTTCGCTTCCGCGCCAAGGTTAAATAA
- a CDS encoding MoaD/ThiS family protein, with translation MSKSAITVTVKLFAAYQEAFRVSELVLEFPNNIPVKSVCDRLIAEHPELSQWRDITRFGINLIFVEPDTLLQDGDEVVLIPPVSGG, from the coding sequence ATGTCTAAATCTGCAATTACCGTTACCGTCAAACTGTTCGCTGCTTATCAAGAAGCCTTTAGGGTTTCGGAATTGGTGCTGGAATTTCCCAATAATATACCAGTCAAATCAGTATGCGATCGCCTCATAGCTGAACACCCCGAACTCTCTCAATGGCGAGACATCACTCGTTTTGGCATTAATTTAATATTTGTCGAACCAGATACTCTACTACAAGATGGTGATGAAGTGGTGCTGATTCCACCAGTTAGTGGCGGGTAG
- a CDS encoding tetratricopeptide repeat protein, with amino-acid sequence MKVKRKLKSAFVQSFSGITLSAITVIGLSHSALAVSGKVYLHSPEPDVQRQPQKLAQSSDTGSAERSQLLQQANALFNQGDLTGAEENLRKFIKKFPDDAFGHFQLGNVLFRQKKPDEAISSYQEAIRLQSKYALAYNAIGMVYASQSRWEDAMTEYKKALGINPNYGEALTNFALVLWQTNKKDEALSSLEKALNIFKAQNRAEKVNQVERLLKEIKTAEDPSVS; translated from the coding sequence ATGAAGGTAAAGCGCAAACTGAAATCAGCATTTGTTCAATCATTTAGCGGCATAACGCTGAGTGCGATAACTGTAATTGGTTTATCACACTCAGCCTTAGCAGTTTCTGGAAAAGTTTATCTGCATTCGCCTGAACCGGATGTACAGAGACAACCACAAAAACTAGCACAGTCTTCAGACACAGGATCGGCAGAGCGATCGCAACTGCTGCAACAAGCCAATGCTTTATTTAATCAGGGAGACTTAACAGGTGCAGAAGAAAATTTACGCAAATTCATTAAAAAATTCCCAGATGATGCCTTTGGACACTTTCAACTGGGAAATGTGCTTTTTCGGCAAAAGAAACCAGATGAAGCAATTAGCTCTTATCAAGAAGCCATTCGCCTCCAGTCAAAATATGCTCTAGCTTACAATGCGATCGGTATGGTTTACGCTAGCCAAAGTCGCTGGGAAGATGCCATGACTGAATATAAAAAAGCTCTAGGAATCAATCCTAATTATGGCGAAGCCCTGACTAATTTTGCGCTGGTATTGTGGCAAACAAATAAAAAAGACGAGGCACTATCTTCTCTAGAAAAAGCTTTAAATATCTTCAAAGCACAGAATAGAGCCGAAAAAGTTAACCAAGTCGAACGACTATTGAAAGAGATCAAAACTGCTGAAGATCCTAGTGTTTCATGA
- the acs gene encoding acetate--CoA ligase — MSEPNIESILQENRLFHPPSEFSQNAHIKSLEDYQRLYDQAKADPQQFWADLAGKELEWFKKWDTVLDWQPPFAKWFVGGKMNISYNCLDRHLTTWRKNKAALIWEGEPGDSRTLTYAQLHREVCQFANVLKQLGVQKGDRVGIYMPMIPEAAIAMLACARIGAPHSVVFGGFSAEALRDRLIDAQAKLVVTADGGWRKDAIVPLKEQVDKALADGAVPSVKNVLVVKRTGQETYMQLGGRDRWWHDLQKGVSADCPAEPMDSEDMLFVLYTSGSTGKPKGVVHTTAGYNLYTHITTKWIFDLQDTDVYWCTADVGWITGHSYIVYGPLSNGATTLMYEGAPRASNPGCFWDVIEKYGVNIFYTAPTAIRAFIKMGEQHPNARNLSSLRLLGTVGEPINPEAWMWYQKIIGGDRCPIVDTWWQTETGGIMITPLPGAIPTKPGSATLPFPGIIADVVDLEGNTVPNNEGGYLAVRHPWPGMMRTVYGDPERFRRTYWEHIPPQDGKYTYFAGDGARRDEDGYFWVMGRVDDVLNVSGHRLGTMEVESALVSHPAVAEAAVVGKPDELKGEEVVAFVTLEGTYQGSEELSKELKQHVVKEIGAIARPGEIRFTDALPKTRSGKIMRRLLRNLAAGEEVSGDTSTLEDRSVLDKLREGT; from the coding sequence ATGTCTGAACCAAATATAGAATCTATCCTCCAAGAGAATCGCCTCTTCCATCCTCCTAGTGAATTCTCGCAGAATGCCCATATTAAAAGTCTAGAAGACTATCAGCGTCTATATGACCAAGCCAAAGCCGATCCGCAGCAATTTTGGGCAGATTTGGCTGGAAAAGAATTAGAATGGTTCAAAAAATGGGACACAGTGCTAGATTGGCAACCGCCTTTTGCTAAGTGGTTTGTTGGCGGTAAGATGAATATTTCTTACAATTGCCTTGACAGACATCTCACGACTTGGCGCAAAAATAAAGCAGCATTGATTTGGGAAGGAGAACCAGGTGATTCTCGTACCCTCACTTATGCCCAACTGCATCGAGAAGTTTGTCAATTTGCCAATGTGTTGAAGCAACTGGGTGTCCAAAAAGGCGATCGCGTTGGTATTTATATGCCAATGATTCCCGAAGCTGCGATCGCAATGTTAGCCTGTGCCCGAATTGGCGCACCCCACAGCGTGGTATTTGGTGGTTTTAGTGCCGAAGCTTTACGCGATCGCTTAATTGACGCTCAAGCTAAATTAGTAGTCACGGCTGATGGTGGTTGGCGCAAAGATGCGATCGTTCCTCTCAAAGAACAGGTAGATAAAGCCTTAGCTGATGGTGCTGTTCCCAGCGTCAAAAATGTCCTAGTTGTCAAGCGCACCGGACAAGAAACTTATATGCAGTTGGGCGGACGCGATCGTTGGTGGCATGATTTACAAAAAGGTGTATCAGCCGATTGTCCCGCCGAACCGATGGACAGCGAAGATATGCTATTTGTCCTCTACACTTCTGGTAGCACCGGCAAACCGAAGGGCGTAGTGCATACAACTGCTGGTTATAATTTGTATACCCATATCACCACCAAGTGGATATTCGACCTGCAAGACACAGATGTATATTGGTGTACCGCAGATGTAGGTTGGATTACGGGACATAGCTATATAGTATATGGCCCCCTTTCCAACGGTGCAACCACGTTGATGTATGAAGGTGCGCCCCGTGCGTCTAATCCTGGCTGTTTCTGGGATGTAATTGAAAAATACGGTGTTAATATTTTTTATACTGCACCTACGGCAATTCGGGCATTTATTAAGATGGGCGAACAACATCCCAATGCGCGAAACCTGTCTTCGTTGCGTTTGCTAGGAACCGTTGGCGAACCCATTAACCCCGAAGCTTGGATGTGGTATCAGAAAATAATTGGTGGCGATCGCTGTCCAATTGTTGATACTTGGTGGCAAACGGAAACAGGCGGTATCATGATTACACCGCTACCAGGAGCAATCCCCACTAAACCAGGTTCCGCGACTCTTCCCTTCCCAGGAATTATTGCAGATGTCGTAGATTTGGAAGGAAACACCGTACCCAATAACGAAGGCGGTTATCTGGCGGTGCGTCATCCTTGGCCGGGAATGATGCGGACAGTCTACGGCGATCCAGAACGCTTCCGCCGCACTTATTGGGAACATATTCCACCTCAAGATGGTAAATATACTTACTTTGCTGGTGATGGTGCTAGACGTGATGAAGACGGCTACTTCTGGGTAATGGGTCGTGTGGATGACGTACTGAATGTATCAGGACATCGCCTTGGTACAATGGAGGTAGAATCAGCCTTAGTTTCTCATCCAGCCGTTGCAGAAGCGGCGGTAGTGGGTAAACCCGATGAACTTAAAGGTGAAGAAGTAGTTGCTTTTGTGACTTTAGAAGGCACTTATCAGGGAAGTGAGGAACTGAGTAAAGAACTCAAGCAGCACGTCGTCAAAGAAATTGGTGCGATCGCTCGTCCGGGAGAAATTCGCTTTACAGATGCTTTGCCCAAAACGCGTTCGGGTAAGATTATGCGGCGCTTATTGCGGAATCTCGCTGCTGGAGAAGAGGTATCTGGTGATACTTCGACATTAGAAGATAGAAGCGTATTGGATAAATTGCGAGAAGGTACGTAA
- a CDS encoding restriction endonuclease subunit R: MTLTVEASSLSLNDVHRLLKLEELSSGSFTDFLNLEPLTEFEQEDLLRIRNDFHRYLKLGKISEGLVKFLTIAPLMRLAGFYDVPIRLTMEDSIAIAVEDEDRRITGRMDILAINSFQSNIAPPFWVVVIETKNSAIEVGEGLPQLLTYAFKSLEQQQSVWGLATNGLRYQFVYLRRDEQPTYQLMPLFSLNESPDAIELLQVFKAICKLPNFQ, from the coding sequence ATGACGCTCACCGTCGAAGCTAGCAGTCTATCTCTCAACGATGTTCATCGTCTTCTCAAACTAGAAGAACTTTCATCTGGTTCATTTACAGATTTTTTAAATTTAGAACCGTTGACAGAGTTTGAACAGGAGGATTTATTGCGAATTAGAAACGACTTCCATCGTTATCTCAAGCTTGGTAAAATCTCTGAAGGTTTAGTCAAATTTTTAACAATTGCGCCACTAATGCGGTTAGCAGGGTTTTATGATGTGCCGATTCGGTTGACAATGGAAGATAGCATTGCGATCGCAGTCGAAGATGAAGACAGAAGAATTACCGGACGGATGGATATTTTAGCAATCAATAGTTTTCAAAGTAATATTGCACCGCCTTTTTGGGTTGTAGTGATTGAAACTAAAAACAGTGCGATTGAAGTGGGGGAAGGTTTACCTCAATTACTGACTTATGCTTTTAAAAGTTTAGAGCAACAACAATCTGTTTGGGGACTGGCAACTAACGGATTGCGTTATCAATTTGTTTATCTAAGACGTGACGAACAGCCAACTTATCAGTTAATGCCATTATTCAGTTTAAACGAATCTCCAGATGCAATTGAGTTATTGCAAGTTTTCAAAGCTATCTGTAAGTTACCAAATTTTCAGTAG
- a CDS encoding Uma2 family endonuclease codes for MSEPATLELISDNISEEEVIFPPGDILSDEPPLESDLHRDQIDLLIRILKLWWRERQDFYASGNLTVYYSPNQKKSEYFRGPDFFVVLGTQKKDRKSWVVWQEDGKYPNVIVEILSSSTTAVDKGLKKQVYQDTFRTPDYFWFDPVTMELQGFHLVDGKYQEIQVTTDGRLWSQQLELYLGVYEGKLRFFTTENQLILSSEELAEQERLRADQAEERAQQAEQKLARLREVLRTQGIDLENI; via the coding sequence ATGTCTGAACCTGCTACTTTAGAATTAATCTCTGATAATATTTCAGAGGAAGAAGTAATTTTTCCTCCTGGCGATATACTGAGTGACGAACCACCCTTGGAAAGCGATTTACACCGCGACCAAATCGATTTGCTGATTCGCATACTCAAATTATGGTGGCGAGAGCGACAAGATTTTTATGCTTCTGGTAATTTGACGGTTTATTATAGTCCTAACCAGAAAAAATCAGAATATTTCCGAGGCCCAGACTTTTTTGTAGTTTTGGGAACCCAGAAAAAAGACCGCAAGAGTTGGGTAGTTTGGCAAGAAGACGGCAAATATCCCAACGTGATTGTGGAAATTTTGTCAAGTTCAACCACAGCAGTTGATAAAGGTTTAAAAAAACAAGTTTATCAAGATACCTTCCGTACACCAGATTATTTCTGGTTTGACCCTGTAACAATGGAACTTCAGGGATTTCATTTAGTTGATGGCAAGTATCAAGAAATCCAAGTAACCACTGATGGACGTTTGTGGAGCCAGCAGTTAGAACTTTATTTGGGAGTATATGAAGGTAAATTAAGATTCTTCACTACTGAAAATCAATTAATATTATCATCAGAGGAACTAGCTGAACAAGAACGTTTACGTGCTGACCAGGCAGAAGAACGTGCCCAACAAGCAGAGCAAAAACTTGCTCGATTGCGGGAAGTATTACGCACACAGGGCATCGACTTAGAGAATATTTAA
- a CDS encoding EH signature domain-containing protein, with the protein MADFISDEFVDTEIPDDDSSIYLSIADMMSSLLNSDLVSHLLLVQIIRALRSTQAGIELAKVACEQRINRTELLNKIREDLPIWIPFFSQFIEEITPYFTTIRSPHQQQVIWLLSCLDEMSDSQQINAVNHLLTNVSNNIATNHSLLVDWLRNNYRNGENWYKLSDPARQKLREWIGGINYGDFQKLVNLILNRLDLQDFESNQLRRRRDFWANYSNRFERLRILLPKTSQIAIGYQIQGDIDLLEDDGSDPTEVCIFDFGEWFVVEFFRGRGSETRLFPKNSRNEQILFGESTLSVKRIRCLGGDKHDHLFLWQEFSPTWLKNHGILPNLNTQPSRNPTVDKLQQREHKLESWQREIERLEREAKSYCNKNCFLID; encoded by the coding sequence ATGGCTGATTTTATCAGCGACGAATTTGTGGATACAGAAATTCCCGATGATGATTCTAGTATCTATTTGTCTATTGCCGATATGATGTCTAGTTTACTTAATTCTGATTTAGTTAGTCACCTGCTACTAGTTCAAATTATTCGGGCGCTTCGCAGTACACAAGCAGGTATAGAATTAGCAAAAGTTGCTTGTGAACAGCGTATTAATCGAACTGAATTACTAAACAAAATCAGAGAAGATTTGCCTATTTGGATTCCATTCTTCAGCCAATTTATAGAAGAAATAACTCCCTATTTTACTACAATTCGCTCTCCACATCAGCAGCAAGTAATATGGTTGTTAAGTTGTTTGGATGAAATGTCAGATAGTCAGCAAATAAATGCTGTTAATCATTTACTGACTAATGTTTCCAATAATATAGCAACCAATCATTCTTTACTGGTTGATTGGTTGCGAAATAACTATAGAAATGGTGAAAACTGGTATAAACTTTCAGATCCAGCAAGACAAAAACTTCGAGAGTGGATTGGAGGTATCAATTATGGTGACTTCCAAAAGTTAGTAAATCTAATATTGAACAGGCTGGATTTACAAGACTTCGAGTCCAATCAGCTACGTAGACGCAGAGACTTTTGGGCTAATTACAGTAACCGCTTTGAACGGCTTCGCATCTTGTTACCTAAAACATCACAAATTGCCATTGGCTATCAAATCCAAGGTGATATTGATCTATTGGAGGATGATGGTAGCGACCCGACAGAGGTTTGTATATTCGATTTTGGTGAGTGGTTTGTAGTCGAGTTCTTTCGTGGAAGAGGTAGTGAGACGCGCCTGTTTCCAAAAAACTCCAGAAATGAGCAAATCCTTTTTGGTGAATCCACTCTTTCAGTCAAGCGGATTCGTTGTCTGGGTGGCGATAAGCACGACCATCTATTTCTTTGGCAGGAATTTTCCCCCACTTGGCTTAAAAATCATGGAATTCTGCCTAATCTAAATACCCAGCCTTCCAGAAACCCGACAGTAGATAAATTGCAACAGCGAGAACACAAGCTTGAATCGTGGCAAAGAGAAATTGAACGTCTAGAACGGGAAGCTAAGTCATACTGTAACAAAAATTGTTTTTTAATAGACTGA
- a CDS encoding type II toxin-antitoxin system RelE/ParE family toxin — translation MSLYFLSFQATQDLQEINDYLFAGNPDVADRLLTLITQKLDTLTQFPSMGRRRDELLPALRSFPVDDYLIFYRPIAEGIEVVRVVSGYRDLEALFSDDDSRQ, via the coding sequence ATGAGTTTATATTTTCTATCATTTCAAGCTACCCAAGACTTACAAGAAATTAACGATTACCTATTTGCTGGAAATCCAGATGTTGCAGATAGATTGCTCACACTCATCACTCAAAAGTTGGATACTTTGACACAGTTTCCCAGTATGGGACGTAGACGAGATGAGCTTTTACCTGCGTTACGTAGCTTTCCAGTTGATGATTATTTGATATTTTATCGCCCAATTGCAGAGGGGATTGAAGTTGTGCGGGTAGTGAGTGGCTACCGCGATTTAGAGGCGCTATTTTCAGATGATGATTCAAGGCAATAA
- a CDS encoding type II toxin-antitoxin system ParD family antitoxin, with protein MNLSLTIELEQFIQSQVASGKYTSSEEVILAGIRLLEERERIYKGQFEELQREIMIGVEQLDRGLRLDGREVIEQLRQKNQALRKTQAE; from the coding sequence ATGAATCTTTCCTTAACCATCGAGCTTGAGCAGTTCATTCAAAGTCAGGTTGCAAGTGGGAAGTACACCTCATCAGAAGAAGTGATTCTTGCAGGCATTAGGCTGTTAGAGGAGCGGGAACGTATTTACAAGGGTCAGTTTGAGGAACTCCAAAGGGAAATTATGATTGGGGTTGAGCAACTTGATCGCGGATTACGACTCGACGGTAGAGAAGTAATCGAGCAACTACGTCAAAAGAACCAAGCTTTGAGAAAGACTCAGGCAGAATAA
- a CDS encoding TerC family protein, producing MLDQIFDYLDFHFSLEALIVLSILVLLEALLSADNAIALAAIARGLEDKELERKALNFGLVVAYVLRISLILTATWVQQFWQFELLGAAYLLWLVFQHFTSQESEGEHHHGPRFNSLLQAIPVIAFTDLAFSLDSVTTAIAVSQEKWLVLTGATIGIITLRFMAGLFIRWLDEYENLEDAGYVTVALVGLRLLLKVVNDSLVPPEWIMIAAIFLILGWGFSKRVSTEVPELEPEKSEVSK from the coding sequence ATGCTAGACCAAATTTTTGATTACCTCGACTTTCATTTCAGCCTTGAAGCCCTTATAGTTCTGTCGATCCTGGTGCTTTTAGAGGCGCTGTTATCTGCCGATAATGCCATCGCTCTCGCTGCGATCGCAAGGGGGTTGGAAGACAAGGAACTAGAGCGTAAAGCCCTCAACTTTGGTTTAGTCGTTGCTTATGTGCTGCGAATCAGCCTGATTCTCACTGCCACTTGGGTGCAACAATTCTGGCAATTTGAATTATTAGGCGCTGCTTATCTGCTGTGGTTGGTATTTCAACACTTTACCTCTCAAGAAAGTGAAGGCGAGCATCATCACGGGCCGCGTTTTAATTCATTGTTGCAAGCGATACCTGTGATTGCATTTACAGATTTGGCATTTTCTTTGGATAGCGTGACAACTGCGATCGCAGTTTCCCAAGAAAAATGGCTAGTGCTGACGGGTGCAACAATTGGGATTATTACGCTGCGATTCATGGCAGGATTATTTATCCGTTGGCTAGACGAATACGAAAACCTAGAAGATGCAGGCTATGTAACTGTAGCCTTAGTGGGCTTGCGCCTGTTGTTGAAAGTGGTGAACGATAGTTTGGTTCCACCAGAATGGATCATGATTGCTGCCATCTTCCTGATTTTAGGTTGGGGATTTTCCAAGCGTGTCAGCACAGAAGTGCCCGAATTAGAACCAGAAAAGAGCGAAGTCTCAAAATAA
- the ndk gene encoding nucleoside-diphosphate kinase encodes MERTFLAIKPDGVQRGLVGEIIRRFETKGFTLVGLKFLKVSKELAEQHYGVHRQRPFFASLVEFITSSPVVAMVWEGDGVVASARKIIGATNPLTSEPGTIRGDFGINIGRNLIHGSDAPETAKHEIALWFKDEELVNWQPHITPWLHE; translated from the coding sequence ATGGAACGTACATTCTTAGCAATTAAGCCAGATGGAGTACAACGGGGATTAGTGGGAGAAATTATCCGTCGCTTTGAAACCAAAGGTTTTACCTTAGTTGGTTTAAAGTTCTTGAAAGTCAGTAAGGAACTGGCTGAACAACACTATGGTGTTCATCGGCAACGTCCATTTTTTGCTAGTCTAGTGGAATTTATCACTTCTAGCCCAGTGGTAGCGATGGTATGGGAAGGTGATGGTGTTGTTGCATCTGCTAGAAAGATTATTGGTGCGACTAACCCCTTAACATCCGAACCGGGAACAATTCGCGGTGATTTTGGCATCAATATTGGTCGCAACTTGATTCACGGTTCGGATGCTCCAGAAACCGCGAAACATGAAATCGCCCTATGGTTTAAAGATGAAGAATTAGTCAATTGGCAACCACACATAACCCCTTGGTTGCACGAGTAA